In Xiphophorus couchianus chromosome 24, X_couchianus-1.0, whole genome shotgun sequence, a single genomic region encodes these proteins:
- the slitrk6 gene encoding SLIT and NTRK-like protein 6, with the protein MLTFGLPCFSPLRFYSISRSRMQPWIILIGLFLSAAHTQDIYPSKALSSISESCESLCSCEAKDGVLHLNCEQRNISKISQIQIPSGVSFHLNLYKNDLVELRVEEMEGLRGALSLHIGGNSIQELEPGVFNTLGSLKKLHINSNFLVTLKEDTFQGLINLEFLQADTNFIRIIEPGAFNKLIRLKVLILNDNSIEFLPSNIFRFVPLTHLDLRGNKLQTLPYVGFLEHIGRIMELLLEDNDWICDCDVLHLKTWMENMRAQSVISDVVCSSPQHLKGTILAKVKRDVLCPFHKDLPLEGPPSMDMVVTPSSKVSQIPKQTPSHVPDSPCVEHCSCHNHPEAGLLMHCQDRGIQKVSDIGILQESPTKLVMTGNMIQKLFKYDFVTYDRLELLNLANNRIDYIDNETFLSLSSLKKLQLNGNRIEKLFSTMFVGLHNLESLYLEYNLIKEIAPGTFNPLPKLKLLSLNNNQLSSLPAQIFRNVPLVKLNLRKNLLMHLPVSNVLDQLNVLEQIYLEDNPWDCSCDLLSLKQWVEKLKTDTVVGSVLCETPKKVKQTELRSLRHEMLCPGLETSTVTQGPPANKGLLISLTDSIPLSVLILSLLIFILMIIFCSAGLVVFVVHRRRRKAKKKAAEEPARENTSSTSPIHLHYSMYGQKTTHHTVTQRTGPGSLYEDRSHSPIVQICRNPTYCSQHKGHDSDLDYSLDDPKHHVCRSIMEKENTSPLTGNPKFRAIAEERPGDFVTLGTPSSLYRNILEREKELQQQLGITEYFRKNLPQLQPAMDMQVPGHQEELKLMEAIMYSRPRKVMLEQTKNEYFELKANLHTEPDYLEVLEHQTAFN; encoded by the exons ATGCTGACATTCGGACTGCCCTGCTTTTCTCCACTTCGGTTTTATTCG ATATCCAGGTCCAGAATGCAGCCCTGGATCATTTTAATCGGCTTGTTTCTGTCGGCAGCTCACACCCAAGATATCTATCCCTCAAAGGCGTTGTCTTCCATCAGCGAGTCGTGTGAGTCTCTGTGCTCCTGCGAGGCAAAGGACGGCGTCCTTCATCTCAACTGCGAGCAGAGGAACATCAGCAAAATCTCCCAAATCCAAATCCCGTCAGGTGTCTCCTTCCATCTGAACCTTTACAAAAATGACTTAGTGGAGCTCCGAGTGGAGGAAATGGAAGGGCTTAGGGGCGCCCTTTCTCTGCACATCGGGGGTAATAGCATACAAGAGCTGGAGCCAGGGGTCTTTAACACTCTCGGTTCCCTGAAAAAGCTCCACATAAATAGCAATTTTCTTGTCACCCTGAAAGAGGACACTTTCCAGGGTCTGATAAATCTAGAGTTCCTTCAAGCCGACACGAATTTCATCCGGATCATCGAGCCAGGGGCATTCAACAAGCTGATCCGCCTCAAAGTCCTCATCCTCAATGACAATTCCATCGAGTTTTTACCCAGCAACATCTTCCGCTTCGTGCCGCTCACTCACCTAGACCTACGAGGCAACAAGCTCCAGACGCTGCCATACGTGGGCTTTCTGGAGCACATCGGGCGCATCATGGAGCTCCTCCTGGAGGACAATGACTGGATCTGCGACTGTGATGTCCTCCATTTAAAAACCTGGATGGAGAACATGAGGGCACAGTCGGTCATCAGTGACGTGGTGTGCAGCTCACCGCAGCACCTGAAGGGAACCATCCTGGCTAAAGTCAAACGGGATGTTCTGTGTCCGTTCCACAAAGACCTCCCGCTGGAGGGACCGCCATCAATGGATATGGTTGTTACGCCATCGTCCAAGGTGTCTCAGATTCCCAAACAGACACCCTCCCATGTTCCCGACAGTCCCTGCGTGGAGCACTGTTCATGCCACAATCACCCGGAGGCTGGGTTATTGATGCACTGTCAGGACAGAGGGATTCAGAAGGTGTCTGATATCGGAATACTTCAGGAGAGCCCTACTAAGCTGGTTATGACAGGAAACATGATCCAGAAACTCTTTAAGTATGACTTTGTCACATACGACAGGTTGGAATTGCTCAACCTGGCCAACAACCGCATTGACTACATCGATAACGAAACATTTCTCAGCCTGAGCAGCTTGAAAAAGCTTCAGCTGAACGGGAACAGGATCGAGAAGCTGTTTTCCACCATGTTCGTGGGCCTCCACAACCTGGAGTCTCTTTACCTGGAATATAACCTCATCAAGGAGATTGCGCCAGGCACATTCAACCCCTTGCCCAAACTGAAGCTGCTGTCACTGAACAACAACCAACTGAGCTCCCTTCCGGCTCAGATCTTCCGCAACGTTCCCCTGGTCAAATTAAACCTGAGGAAGAACCTGCTCATGCACCTGCCGGTGAGCAACGTGCTGGATCAGCTCAACGTGCTGGAGCAGATCTATTTAGAGGACAACCCCTGGGACTGCAGCTGCGATCTGCTTAGTCTCAAGCAGTGGGTGGAGAAGCTTAAGACAGACACCGTGGTGGGCTCTGTTCTGTGTGAAACCCCCAAGAAGGTGAAGCAGACGGAGCTGAGGAGTCTTCGCCACGAGATGCTCTGTCCTGGGTTGGAGACATCCACAGTCACACAGGGGCCCCCTGCAAACAAGGGTCTCCTGATCTCCTTAACCGACTCCATACCGCTCTCAGTGCTCATCCTCAGCCTCCTCATCTTTATCCTCATGATCATCTTCTGCTCGGCCGGATTGGTGGTCTTCGTGGTGCACCGTAGGCGGCGGAAGGCAAAGAAAAAGGCAGCGGAGGAACCAGCACGGGAAAACACCAGCAGCACTTCCCCGATCCACTTACACTACAGCATGTATGGGCAGAAGACCACCCACCACACCGTGACCCAGAGGACAGGGCCCGGTTCCTTATATGAGGACAGATCTCACAGCCCCATTGTCCAGATCTGCCGGAACCCCACCTACTGCTCCCAGCACAAGGGCCACGACTCAGATCTGGATTACAGTCTGGATGATCCAAAGCACCACGTCTGCCGGAGCATCATGGAGAAGGAGAACACCTCCCCGCTGACGGGAAACCCCAAGTTCAGGGCCATAGCTGAGGAGCGGCCGGGGGACTTCGTGACCCTGGGGACTCCCAGCTCTCTCTACAGGAACATcctggagagagagaaggagcttcagcagcagctcGGAATAACCGAGTACTTCAGGAAAAACCTGCCGCAGCTGCAGCCTGCCATGGACATGCAGGTCCCAGGGCACCAGGAGGAGCTAAAGCTAATGGAGGCGATAATGTACTCTAGACCACGCAAGGTCATGCTGGAACAAACCAAGAATGAGTACTTTGAGCTCAAAGCGAACCTGCACACGGAGCCGGACTACTTGGAGGTTCTGGAACATCAGACTGCGTTTAACTGA